The DNA sequence GTAGAGGACGCTGCCAAAGATGAGAAGTTGCGTGATGCATTATATAGCTTGCACAATGAAGTGCTGTTCATGGAAGCACTCGGATATGAGGATGGTGAGCATTTTGCTCCGAGAGTGACAATGGATAAGTCCCGTACTTACAGTGAGCTGAGTGATCATGAAAGAGGTGTTTTCTGGGATCTGTACATAGATTATTTCTTCCGTAGACAAGAAGGTTTGTGGAGAGATCAGGCAATGCAGAAGCTGCCTGCTATCAAGGAAGCTACAGAAATGTTGATTTGTGGTGAAGACCTTGGTATGGTACCTGATTGTGTGCCTGGTGTAATGCAAGAATTGGATATCCTAAGTCTGGAGATCCAGCGAATGCCAAAAGACATTAATCAGGAGTTTGGGCACCCTGCTTATTATCCATACATGTCTGTTGGTTCTACTTCAACTCATGATATGGCAACTATCAGAGGTTGGTGGGAAGAGGATCCGCAAACTGCGCAAGAGTTCTATAACCATATGTTGGGACATTGGGGTGCTTCTCCATTCTTCTGTGAGCCTTGGGTGGCAAAGGATATCATTAACCAACATATGTATTCACCAAGTATGTGGGCAGTATTCCCGATTCAGGACTTGTTGGCTATTGATGGTGAGTTGAGAAGAGAAGATGCAAGAATTGAGCAGATCAACGTACCTGCTATCAAGCATCATTATTGGAGATATAGATTCCATATTCCAATGGAAGATATGATCAAGAAGGCAGCATTTAATAAAGAGCTAGGAGAGATGCTGAAAAGGTCTGGTAGAAATACACCTTTCTAGTCTTTTGAATAGTATTGTCACGAATAGTCTCAATATTGGGATAACCATTTAGGACTATTCGTGAAACGAATAAATAAGTGATATGAAAAAAGGTCTCAAAGAATTCAATCTTTGAGACCTTTTTTTATTTGTCCATGTTAGCTACCTCAGATCATAAGGTATTTAATTCTTTCACCTTTTTGGGAAATGGCTTCTTTAGAGATTAGCTCTTCATATAGCATAGTGGTCATTTCCTCTCCATATTCATAGTCTTTATAGAAATTGGAAATGTAATTTTGGAATTTCTTGACTGTTTTTGGTCTTCTGACTGGAGTGATTGTCTTGAGATTCCTGATAATTGTAATGGCTTCATCACTAAAAGCCTTTTCATTTACAATTTCTACAGTTTCTTTTTCATCAAGGTTCAATGCCGAAGCTATATTTTTATAGCTTGGCTCCAACAAGCGCATACATACCCTTCCTTCTTTTTTGATAATTGAAATCAGGTTATCATATGCCTTTGAGTGGCTTATTATGACAAAAGAAGAATTTCGGTGAGCTTTCTGATGAAATTCACCCAGTTTTAGTTTCATTAAATCCTCTAAGTAGTCTTCAGATGCTTTGGAAGCTTGAAACAACTTGCACTGTGCTTGAAGCTGCCTTTTGAGTTGCTGAAGAGGTTTGTTGATCCTAAAGTCCTTTTCTAAAAAGAATACAAACTGCCAACGGTTGTCATCAAAACCTTCAGGGTTAATATCCTGTGCTGAAATATGATCTATAAATACGTAAGATTTCATTCTAATCGATTGCTATTGACCTCAGGTCAAAATTATTTTCCGCAAATATAGACCTTTGATTCGAGTTTTCGGGGAAATGAGATGTATTTGACTCTTTAAATTACCAATTTACTTGTCATTTGAATCAATCAACGATTGAATGGTATCGATGACCAATGAAGGGTCCAGCCTTTGATAAGGGCTTAGCGACAGAAAGTGCATTCTAATAATCCCTGACCTGTCAATCAGATATGTGGCAGGGATGGGGAGTTTGAGGGTGCCTTCTCCATTGAATTTTTCGAGATGGACATTCTGGTTGTGGTAAATATTGTTCAGGTAATTTGGTACTGTATAACCTATTCTAAAACGCTCAGCTACTTTACAATTTGGGTCACTGTAAAGCTCAACTTTTAGTTTCCTTTGGTTTACCAAAGATTGGTTGTATTCTATTTTTTGGGGAGAGATCGCAATTACTTTCGCATCCAAAGTACTGAACTTCTCATAATGCTTTTCATATTCAACTAATTCAATGTTGCAGAATGGGCACCAACTGCCCCTGAATATATTGATGACAAGCCACTTCCTGTTATGTATTTGACTAATTTTTTGATGTTTCCCTTCTACATCCTGTAATGCAAAAGATGGCATGACGTCACCAGTCTGTAATGCAAAGTTTGTAAGGTCAGATGCAGAAAGTGTATCGGCAATTGCTTTATACTTGGCAAGGTCATCCGGGTTAGAGGTTTTAGCTAACTTCTCGGCAGTTAACAAGAGTCTTTCTGAAAATGACACAGAGGTGAAACTAGTTTTCAAGATGGTAGACTTTTGGTTTAACGGGAAAGGTTTAGTTGTATCAATATAATTCTATTAAGTTGAAGAGGATAAGATTATATTGTAAAAAACACAGATGAACCACCCTTAAAAACCAATAAATATTACATATGGAAAATGCGACGATTCAACACAAAAAAAGAGTTGATGATTTTCAATCTCCAGATTTTTATCAGTTAGATGACTTGTTGACAGATGAGCAGTTAATGATTAGAAATGCTGCTCGCGAGTTTGTCAAAAAAGAAGTTTCACCCATTATAGAGGACAGTGCTCAAAGCGCTAAATTCCCTTCTTATCTTATCAAAAAATTTGGGGAACAAGGATTGTTCGGACCTAGTATTCCTGAGGCATATGGTGGCGGTGGAATGTGTGATATTTCCTATGGGCTAATTATGCAAGAGGTTGAGCGAGGCGATTCAGGCTTGCGTTCCATGGCTTCAGTGCAAAGTTCTTTGGTGATGCATCCGATCTTTGAATATGGAAATGAGTCGCAAAGAATGAAATGGTTACCCAAATTGGCAAGCGGGGAGATGTTAGGTTGTTTTGGACTGACAGAGCCTGATTTTGGTTCGAATCCATCAGGAATGAGAACACACTTTACAGATGAGGGGGATCATTACCTGCTAAACGGAAGTAAAATGTGGATTACCAATTCTCCGTTAGCAGATATTGCAGTGGTTTGGGCTAAAAATGAAGCAGGCAGGGTACATGGACTTGTAGTGGAAAAAGGTATGGAAGGCTTTTCAGCACCCGAAATACATAACAAGTGGTCGCTGAGGGCAAGTATCACGGGAGAGTTGGTATTTGACAATGTAAAAGTTCCAAAAGAAAACCTATTGGAAGGGAAAAGTGGATTAGGTGCTCCATTGAAATGTTTGGATAGTGCCCGTTATGGAATCTCATGGGGTGCTTTAGGAGCTGCCATGGATTGCTATGAAACGGCTAGGAAGTACACATTGGAAAGAGAACAGTTCGACAAACCAATTGCGGGTTTTCAGTTAACTCAAAAGAAGCTGGCTGAAATGCTGACTGAAATAACCAAAGCCCAGCTGCTTTGCCTAAGATTAGGGCAATTGAAGAATGCAGGGAAAGCAACTTCAGCACAGATTTCAATGGCTAAGAGAAATAATGTAGAAATAGCACTCAAAATAGCAAGAGAAGCTAGACAGATGTTAGGAGGGATGGGCATCACAGGAGAGTATCCTATCATGAGGCACATGATGAATTTGGAGTCTGTTGTAACATATGAAGGCACTCATGATATCCACCTTCTGATTCTTGGTCATGAAATTACAGGAATACCGGCATTCAAATAAGAGGTTGTCATAGAATAATTGTAATTTTGCAGTCCTTTTTGGAAATAAAGACTGAAACGCACAAATGGACTTTAAATACTACATTATCTATAAGCCTTACGGTATGTTGCCCCAGTTTAGTGATGCTGATGGTAGACCAACTTTGGGGCAACTTTATTCCTTTCCGAAGGATGTTTATCCGGTTGGAAGGCTCGATCTTGATAGCGAAGGGTTGTTGATTATCACGAATGATAAGCGACTGAACCATCGTTTGCTTGACCCGAAGTTTAAACATAAACGGGAATATCTTGTTCAGGTAGATGGTGACGTTACACCTGAAGCAATAGCAGAATTATCTAATGGCGTGACGATTT is a window from the Limibacter armeniacum genome containing:
- a CDS encoding PIN domain-containing protein; translation: MKSYVFIDHISAQDINPEGFDDNRWQFVFFLEKDFRINKPLQQLKRQLQAQCKLFQASKASEDYLEDLMKLKLGEFHQKAHRNSSFVIISHSKAYDNLISIIKKEGRVCMRLLEPSYKNIASALNLDEKETVEIVNEKAFSDEAITIIRNLKTITPVRRPKTVKKFQNYISNFYKDYEYGEEMTTMLYEELISKEAISQKGERIKYLMI
- a CDS encoding peroxiredoxin-like family protein — protein: MKTSFTSVSFSERLLLTAEKLAKTSNPDDLAKYKAIADTLSASDLTNFALQTGDVMPSFALQDVEGKHQKISQIHNRKWLVINIFRGSWCPFCNIELVEYEKHYEKFSTLDAKVIAISPQKIEYNQSLVNQRKLKVELYSDPNCKVAERFRIGYTVPNYLNNIYHNQNVHLEKFNGEGTLKLPIPATYLIDRSGIIRMHFLSLSPYQRLDPSLVIDTIQSLIDSNDK
- a CDS encoding acyl-CoA dehydrogenase family protein — its product is MENATIQHKKRVDDFQSPDFYQLDDLLTDEQLMIRNAAREFVKKEVSPIIEDSAQSAKFPSYLIKKFGEQGLFGPSIPEAYGGGGMCDISYGLIMQEVERGDSGLRSMASVQSSLVMHPIFEYGNESQRMKWLPKLASGEMLGCFGLTEPDFGSNPSGMRTHFTDEGDHYLLNGSKMWITNSPLADIAVVWAKNEAGRVHGLVVEKGMEGFSAPEIHNKWSLRASITGELVFDNVKVPKENLLEGKSGLGAPLKCLDSARYGISWGALGAAMDCYETARKYTLEREQFDKPIAGFQLTQKKLAEMLTEITKAQLLCLRLGQLKNAGKATSAQISMAKRNNVEIALKIAREARQMLGGMGITGEYPIMRHMMNLESVVTYEGTHDIHLLILGHEITGIPAFK